From the Roseiconus lacunae genome, one window contains:
- a CDS encoding dihydroorotase, whose amino-acid sequence MNKPVLISGGTLVDPSQNLNRPGRILILDGRVASIDPADGDLPAQYDTIEAGGCLVAPGLVDLGVELREPGFEEDETIFSGSQAALAGGYTSILATASTYPVIDSHAAVEFVRQKAAQASGAKIHVIGCLSKGQKGEQMAQLGLLSEAGAVAFSDAPRAIHSDALLKRALEYCRMLNRPIFDRPEIPEMAAGGVMHEGQVSLVLGLKGLPTEAEDLAVARDVRLAEATDGRLHVGPVSTMGAVDMLRRVKSRGVVVTASVCPHNLMQSDRLMRTYESRYKVHPPLRSPNHVATLCQAVKDKTIDAIQSGHMPRSREKMMNDLDESPFGVSSLETSFATAATALVRSGILDWVELIDRMSTRPAEIAGIDGGTLTVGSPADVVVIDPNAGWKVDPGKFQSTCISTPFEGMELIGRIQKTLVDGLVRYDAAIPV is encoded by the coding sequence ATGAATAAACCGGTTTTGATTTCTGGCGGGACTTTGGTTGATCCGAGCCAAAATTTGAATCGTCCGGGACGAATCTTGATTCTCGATGGGCGCGTTGCCTCCATCGATCCTGCGGACGGTGACCTGCCGGCTCAATATGATACGATCGAAGCCGGCGGTTGCTTGGTGGCTCCGGGCCTAGTCGACCTAGGCGTCGAATTGCGAGAGCCGGGATTCGAAGAAGACGAGACCATTTTCAGCGGCAGCCAGGCGGCACTGGCCGGTGGCTACACGTCGATCCTGGCGACCGCAAGTACGTATCCGGTCATCGACTCTCACGCGGCAGTCGAGTTTGTCAGGCAGAAAGCGGCGCAAGCAAGCGGCGCAAAGATTCACGTCATCGGATGCTTGAGCAAAGGCCAAAAGGGCGAGCAAATGGCGCAGCTTGGGCTGTTGTCCGAAGCCGGCGCGGTCGCCTTTAGCGATGCCCCCCGGGCAATCCACAGCGACGCGCTTCTGAAACGAGCACTGGAATACTGCCGGATGCTTAACCGCCCGATCTTCGACCGCCCTGAGATTCCTGAGATGGCGGCCGGTGGTGTGATGCACGAAGGTCAGGTCTCGTTGGTGCTGGGGCTGAAAGGCTTGCCGACCGAGGCAGAAGACTTAGCGGTAGCCCGTGACGTCCGCTTGGCCGAAGCAACTGACGGCCGCTTGCATGTCGGACCAGTCAGCACGATGGGCGCCGTTGACATGTTGCGCCGAGTCAAATCACGCGGTGTCGTCGTAACCGCTTCGGTGTGCCCACACAACCTGATGCAAAGCGACCGACTGATGCGGACTTACGAGTCACGCTATAAAGTTCACCCGCCGCTGCGGAGCCCGAACCACGTCGCAACACTTTGCCAAGCTGTCAAAGATAAAACGATCGACGCGATCCAGTCCGGCCACATGCCTCGCAGTCGTGAAAAGATGATGAACGACCTGGACGAATCGCCCTTCGGTGTCTCGTCGCTGGAAACATCCTTTGCGACCGCCGCGACTGCCTTGGTACGATCGGGCATTCTTGACTGGGTCGAACTGATCGATCGTATGTCCACGCGACCGGCCGAGATTGCCGGGATCGACGGGGGCACGCTAACAGTAGGCTCGCCCGCCGACGTCGTCGTGATCGATCCCAATGCCGGATGGAAAGTCGACCCGGGGAAGTTCCAATCGACGTGTATCAGCACGCCGTTTGAAGGCAT
- a CDS encoding aspartate carbamoyltransferase catalytic subunit: MASERNAPDLTGYTDSWQRRHLLDLESLSADEIRTLLDVAQELKEATEGCRRKLSLLSGKTCANLFFENSTRTRNSFSLAAKRLGADTVEFGSSGSSTAKGETFADTAKTIEAMGVDWVVTRHSTPGTPNLLARELTCCVINAGDGPHEHPTQGLLDLLTIRQHRGTLEGLTVALVGDIAHSRTARSNIWGLRKLGAHVIICGPPTLVSPRWQELGFEVAHHLDEILPRCDVLNLLRIQFERQNARPFPSVHEYAALYAMNAKRMRLAKDDILIMAPGPINRGVEITPEVADGPHSVILEQVTNGIAVRMSALYLLSVADDRFRNQA, from the coding sequence ATGGCATCGGAACGCAACGCGCCGGACTTGACCGGCTATACGGATTCTTGGCAACGCCGCCATTTGCTGGATCTTGAGTCACTATCGGCGGATGAAATTCGGACGCTTCTCGACGTCGCCCAAGAGCTGAAAGAAGCGACCGAGGGTTGTCGCCGCAAATTATCGTTGTTGAGTGGCAAGACGTGTGCGAACCTGTTTTTCGAAAACAGCACACGGACTCGCAACAGCTTTTCACTAGCGGCCAAACGCCTCGGGGCAGACACGGTAGAGTTCGGTTCGTCTGGATCGAGCACCGCGAAGGGAGAGACGTTCGCCGACACGGCAAAGACGATCGAGGCGATGGGAGTCGACTGGGTGGTCACCCGACACTCCACCCCGGGAACGCCGAACCTACTTGCTCGGGAGTTGACGTGTTGTGTGATCAACGCCGGCGATGGCCCGCACGAACATCCGACGCAAGGCCTGCTGGACCTTTTGACCATCCGCCAACACCGGGGCACTCTGGAAGGCTTGACGGTCGCGCTCGTCGGCGATATCGCCCATAGCCGAACGGCGCGGAGCAACATTTGGGGTCTGCGAAAACTCGGCGCCCATGTGATTATCTGCGGCCCGCCGACTTTGGTCAGTCCGCGTTGGCAGGAACTAGGGTTCGAGGTCGCACATCACCTGGACGAAATCCTTCCCCGCTGCGACGTCTTGAATCTTCTGCGAATCCAGTTCGAACGTCAAAACGCGCGGCCGTTCCCAAGCGTTCACGAATACGCCGCACTGTACGCGATGAATGCCAAACGAATGCGATTGGCAAAAGACGACATCCTGATCATGGCTCCCGGACCGATCAATCGAGGCGTCGAGATTACACCAGAGGTCGCCGACGGTCCCCATTCGGTGATCTTGGAACAAGTGACCAATGGAATCGCTGTGAGAATGTCCGCCTTGTATCTATTGTCGGTCGCGGACGATCGGTTCCGCAACCAAGCTTGA
- a CDS encoding FAD-dependent oxidoreductase, whose protein sequence is MSHAPDRSQRLSWFSPVTRQQIVLLGIGHTNAHLVKQWADSSIDNCDLVCVSQFAESTYSGMLPGTLGGQFSDQAMRIDLRALVESVGARLVIDETVGLDTESRQLHLSKLEGLRYDVLAIGVGSMPKGHQQFSGQPHVVPIKPMQTFLTRLDRARNNYANSGEATICVVGGGVAGVEISLCLRQHLQRANVRSKICIVSSGDRIAGGLCKRSLRRLEKLLRQRSIDVVTGQSVVGVDRHGLDTRSGEHIASDVVIWATGAEPPSVLSRLGLQTDADGFIATLPTLQAVSDRRVFAVGDCGTIIDHPCPKAGVYAVRQGPVLWSNVRAVLNDEPLTEFRPQQGFLKLLNTGDDRALLDYGQFSVHARWCLTLKNYIDRSFVQDYQVNT, encoded by the coding sequence ATGTCCCATGCCCCCGACCGTTCTCAGCGTCTCAGTTGGTTTTCGCCGGTGACACGTCAGCAAATCGTCTTACTTGGAATCGGGCACACAAACGCTCACCTGGTCAAGCAATGGGCGGATTCTTCGATCGACAACTGTGACCTAGTCTGTGTCAGCCAATTCGCGGAGTCGACCTATTCGGGAATGTTGCCGGGAACACTTGGCGGGCAGTTTAGCGATCAAGCGATGCGGATCGATTTGCGAGCTCTCGTCGAATCCGTCGGGGCTCGTTTGGTGATTGATGAAACCGTTGGTTTGGACACTGAGTCACGGCAGTTGCATTTGTCAAAATTGGAGGGGCTTCGCTATGACGTCTTAGCAATCGGCGTGGGATCGATGCCCAAAGGACACCAGCAGTTTTCCGGGCAACCGCATGTTGTCCCGATCAAGCCGATGCAAACCTTTTTAACTCGGCTTGATCGTGCACGAAACAACTATGCAAACTCTGGCGAGGCCACGATCTGTGTTGTCGGTGGAGGTGTCGCGGGGGTGGAGATTTCGTTGTGCTTGCGTCAGCATCTCCAGCGGGCGAACGTTCGGTCAAAGATCTGTATCGTGAGTTCGGGGGACAGGATCGCGGGCGGGCTTTGCAAACGCAGCCTTCGGCGTCTCGAAAAACTCCTGCGTCAGCGAAGCATCGACGTCGTCACCGGTCAGTCAGTGGTTGGTGTCGATCGTCACGGTCTGGACACTCGATCGGGAGAACATATCGCGTCGGACGTTGTGATCTGGGCGACCGGTGCCGAACCGCCTTCGGTGCTTTCCAGGCTTGGTTTACAAACGGATGCGGATGGATTCATCGCGACCCTACCGACTCTGCAAGCGGTGTCGGATCGACGTGTGTTTGCGGTCGGCGATTGTGGGACGATCATCGATCACCCTTGCCCAAAGGCAGGCGTTTATGCTGTACGCCAAGGTCCGGTGTTGTGGTCCAACGTTCGCGCCGTTCTAAACGACGAACCGTTGACCGAGTTTCGCCCGCAGCAAGGCTTCCTAAAACTACTCAATACCGGCGATGACCGAGCGTTGCTGGACTACGGTCAGTTCAGCGTTCACGCACGATGGTGTCTGACGCTGAAAAATTATATTGATCGGTCATTCGTTCAAGACTATCAAGTTAACACTTAG
- a CDS encoding class I SAM-dependent methyltransferase, with protein sequence MKRHWIDQFFAVSGSVFLASVSVILAAANVAQPASGQDVPTAPPSNSESTSVPEGINANFKSSELDVDEWIARFEVESREVYAARDEVLAACAIKPGDRIADVGAGTGFYSRLFAKRTGWDGWVYSVDISTSFLQHIADRATNEGIENLTTVLGTDTSIRLPPESVDLVFICDTYHHFESPQQTLASISRALKPGGRLILIDFERIPGVSREWLLGHVRAGKDAFKAEVIESGLRFVDEVKVQGFEENYLLRFEKKAK encoded by the coding sequence ATGAAACGTCATTGGATCGATCAATTCTTCGCCGTCTCCGGCAGCGTGTTTCTTGCATCAGTAAGCGTAATTCTTGCAGCAGCGAACGTGGCCCAGCCGGCAAGCGGTCAAGATGTCCCAACCGCCCCACCGTCAAATTCTGAATCGACGTCGGTTCCCGAAGGTATCAACGCGAACTTCAAATCGAGCGAACTGGACGTCGACGAGTGGATCGCTCGTTTCGAAGTCGAGAGCCGCGAGGTATACGCCGCTCGCGACGAGGTGTTGGCAGCGTGTGCGATCAAACCCGGTGATCGTATCGCGGATGTCGGGGCGGGAACGGGGTTTTATAGTCGTCTGTTTGCCAAACGCACCGGATGGGATGGCTGGGTTTATAGCGTCGACATTTCGACGAGCTTTCTTCAGCACATCGCCGATCGGGCGACCAATGAAGGCATCGAGAACTTGACGACAGTGCTCGGTACGGACACGTCGATTCGGTTGCCACCCGAGTCGGTTGACTTGGTGTTTATTTGTGACACGTATCATCACTTTGAATCACCGCAGCAGACTCTCGCATCAATCTCTCGTGCACTCAAGCCCGGTGGTCGATTGATCCTGATCGACTTTGAACGTATCCCCGGGGTCTCGCGTGAATGGTTGCTAGGGCACGTGCGAGCTGGGAAAGACGCCTTTAAGGCAGAGGTCATCGAGTCGGGGTTGCGGTTTGTCGACGAAGTCAAAGTCCAGGGCTTTGAGGAAAACTATCTGCTGCGGTTCGAAAAGAAAGCGAAGTAG